A stretch of the Candidatus Coatesbacteria bacterium genome encodes the following:
- the rpsG gene encoding 30S ribosomal protein S7, translated as MSRRQKVSRRKLTPDPLHGSPLVTRFINNLMYDGKKSTAEHIFYDALELVEKKTGKEGFQVFQDALKNVKPTLEVKSRRIGGATYQVPLEVSPERKVTLAIRWMISFARKRHEHGMTNKLAMELIDAHNGVGASVKKREDTHRMAEANKAFAHFRV; from the coding sequence ATGTCCCGCAGACAGAAGGTCTCCCGGCGCAAGCTGACCCCGGATCCACTTCACGGTTCACCGTTGGTGACGCGCTTCATCAACAATCTGATGTACGACGGCAAGAAGTCCACCGCCGAGCACATCTTCTACGACGCCCTCGAGCTCGTCGAAAAGAAAACGGGCAAGGAAGGCTTCCAGGTCTTCCAGGACGCCCTCAAGAACGTCAAGCCGACCCTCGAGGTCAAGAGCCGCCGCATCGGCGGCGCCACCTACCAGGTGCCCCTCGAGGTTTCGCCGGAGCGCAAGGTCACCCTGGCCATCCGCTGGATGATCTCTTTCGCCCGCAAGCGTCACGAGCACGGCATGACCAATAAGCTAGCCATGGAGCTGATCGACGCCCATAACGGCGTCGGCGCCTCCGTCAAGAAGCGCGAGGACACGCACCGCATGGCCGAGGCCAACAAGGCCTTCGCCCACTTCCGCGTCTAA
- a CDS encoding 30S ribosomal protein S12: protein MPTVNQLVRKGRKVHRKKTKSPALQSCPQRKGVCTRVWTVTPKKPNSALRKVARVRLTNGIEVTSYIPGEGHNLQEHSIVLVRGGRVKDLPGVRYHIVRGTLDAIGVSGRKQQRSKYGTRKEG, encoded by the coding sequence ATGCCGACCGTCAACCAGCTCGTCCGCAAGGGTCGCAAGGTCCACCGGAAAAAGACCAAGTCGCCGGCCCTGCAGTCCTGTCCGCAGCGCAAGGGCGTCTGCACCCGCGTCTGGACCGTGACGCCCAAGAAGCCGAACTCGGCCCTGCGCAAGGTCGCCCGTGTGCGTCTGACCAACGGGATTGAGGTAACCAGCTACATCCCCGGCGAGGGCCACAACCTGCAGGAGCACAGCATCGTGCTGGTCCGCGGCGGCCGTGTCAAGGATCTTCCCGGCGTGCGCTACCACATCGTCCGCGGCACCCTGGACGCTATCGGCGTCAGCGGTCGCAAGCAGCAGCGTTCCAAGTACGGCACCCGGAAGGAGGGTTAG